One stretch of Shewanella sp. Arc9-LZ DNA includes these proteins:
- a CDS encoding DUF4382 domain-containing protein has product MTICRTMLLSSIFLLSACGSDSNTTVTVAEQVLPQGQFSLAISDSPMVGVSHVGMVMGELVMTDAEGVIHRHDLQDMTFNLLDFQGMDSHLVVDNIDLPLGQYHDAYVTIQQGDGNDGCYVEDGQGRHGLYVADGQLPVSDFEIVAGQHISITMEIDLYRGLSYQQGEYHLGHQAMWSIDNRYMGHLLGEVDPQWIADCETTYSDRTPIGGQFSHMAYLYPEEVTNIDQMTDMRNNPPEGVTLPTAVSPMMQDIDGNWHFAMGYLPAGNYRVGYSCLGHLDDPVNDDMTSGQFVMFKDSGSITIEAGTQGGQQTVHECGNGNGGHHGHHGG; this is encoded by the coding sequence ATGACGATTTGTAGAACAATGTTGTTATCCTCGATTTTTTTACTTAGCGCATGCGGGAGTGATTCAAATACTACTGTGACGGTAGCAGAACAAGTATTACCTCAGGGGCAATTCTCTTTAGCTATTTCTGATTCACCTATGGTTGGAGTTTCTCATGTTGGTATGGTCATGGGGGAACTGGTCATGACTGATGCTGAGGGCGTAATCCATAGACATGATTTACAGGATATGACGTTTAATCTACTCGATTTTCAGGGGATGGACAGCCATCTTGTAGTCGATAATATCGACTTACCCCTAGGTCAGTACCATGATGCCTATGTCACCATCCAACAGGGCGATGGCAATGACGGCTGCTATGTTGAAGATGGCCAGGGTCGACACGGTTTGTATGTAGCCGATGGACAACTTCCAGTTTCAGATTTTGAAATAGTAGCTGGCCAGCATATTTCTATCACCATGGAAATTGACTTGTATCGTGGCCTTTCATATCAACAAGGAGAATACCATTTAGGTCATCAAGCGATGTGGTCCATTGATAATCGCTATATGGGCCACTTGCTGGGTGAAGTAGATCCTCAATGGATTGCCGATTGCGAGACAACTTATTCCGACCGGACTCCGATCGGGGGACAATTTAGTCACATGGCCTATCTGTATCCTGAAGAGGTAACTAATATTGATCAAATGACGGATATGAGAAACAATCCTCCTGAGGGGGTAACTCTACCGACTGCGGTAAGTCCTATGATGCAGGATATTGACGGCAACTGGCACTTTGCCATGGGTTATTTGCCAGCGGGAAACTATCGGGTCGGCTACAGCTGCTTAGGTCATTTAGATGACCCTGTCAACGATGATATGACTAGTGGCCAATTTGTTATGTTTAAAGATTCTGGTTCAATCACTATAGAAGCAGGAACACAGGGAGGCCAGCAGACAGTACATGAGTGCGGTAACGGCAATGGTGGTCATCACGGACACCATGGCGGCTAG
- a CDS encoding retron Ec67 family RNA-directed DNA polymerase/endonuclease, which produces MSQLNYLRRISTKPSFAKALGVDPRFLTRCLYIIKPENQYHQFTIEKRSGGKRIINAPGDDLKSLQKKLSDLLLDCIDEINISKYPSSQLAKPKMRNKKDLDYAATVLKIKIPTAESKQPSLSHGFVRERSIITNAMMHLGKKNVLNIDLKNFFDSFNFGRVRGFFIKNNNFKLDPHIATIIAQIACYDNKLPQGSPCSPVITNLITHSLDIRLAKLAKKYKCTYSRYADDITFSTRKSTFPKEIMNEDIDGYTPGKKLVGEIVHAGFSINHNKTRIQFKDSRQEVTGLIVNKKPNTKKEYWRTARAKCNNLFKKGKFTSIEDGFEIDGNLDELEGQLNFIDQVDHYNRMRQKAPLTAEYAINNIGKNTKNLLSARESTFSRFLFYRLFYGNDKPTILCEGKTDNVYLKSAISELLPKYPSLARIEDNNYKLLVRFVEYSKRTRFLLELFGGVDYLKDFINNFEKNTKCYTAPEPKHPVIIFLDNDDARIPNLLKGKSFNKKVTLFPSSLNSIDDVKKADFIHIFQNLYVVFTPLGKSGEDTDIEYFFHKKTRMIKHSNGKFFNTVDKRNPEVDLSKDAFAMHIIKAQKKSINFTRLKPLLNRIVKVTEHYDQIKK; this is translated from the coding sequence ATGTCACAACTTAACTATCTAAGAAGAATTTCCACAAAGCCAAGCTTTGCCAAAGCATTAGGTGTTGACCCTAGATTTCTCACTAGGTGTCTTTATATAATCAAACCAGAAAATCAATATCACCAATTTACAATAGAAAAAAGATCTGGTGGTAAACGCATTATAAATGCGCCTGGTGATGACTTAAAAAGTCTACAGAAAAAATTATCAGACTTACTTTTAGATTGTATTGATGAAATTAACATTTCTAAATATCCAAGTTCTCAGCTCGCAAAACCAAAAATGCGGAATAAAAAAGACCTTGATTATGCAGCTACAGTTTTAAAAATTAAGATACCAACAGCTGAATCGAAACAACCCTCTTTATCACATGGCTTTGTAAGAGAACGCTCAATAATTACCAATGCTATGATGCACTTAGGCAAGAAAAATGTACTTAATATTGATTTGAAAAATTTTTTTGATAGCTTTAATTTTGGTCGAGTACGTGGCTTTTTTATTAAGAATAACAATTTTAAGTTAGATCCCCATATTGCTACTATCATTGCACAAATAGCTTGCTATGATAATAAGTTACCTCAGGGAAGCCCATGCTCCCCTGTCATTACAAATTTAATTACTCATAGTTTAGATATTCGTTTGGCTAAATTAGCTAAAAAATATAAATGCACTTATTCGAGGTATGCTGACGACATTACTTTTTCTACCAGAAAGTCTACTTTTCCTAAAGAAATTATGAATGAAGATATTGATGGTTATACGCCAGGTAAAAAATTGGTTGGTGAAATAGTGCATGCTGGGTTTTCAATAAATCATAATAAAACCCGTATCCAATTTAAAGATTCTAGGCAAGAGGTCACAGGACTTATTGTCAACAAAAAACCAAACACTAAAAAGGAATATTGGAGAACGGCAAGAGCCAAATGCAACAACCTATTCAAAAAAGGAAAATTTACTTCAATAGAAGATGGATTTGAAATTGACGGAAATCTTGATGAATTAGAAGGCCAGCTTAACTTTATAGATCAAGTTGATCATTACAACCGCATGAGACAGAAAGCTCCATTAACGGCAGAGTATGCAATAAACAATATAGGGAAAAATACTAAAAATTTACTTTCAGCAAGGGAGAGTACATTTAGCCGTTTTCTATTTTATCGTTTATTTTATGGAAATGATAAGCCGACCATTTTATGTGAAGGTAAAACTGATAATGTTTACCTAAAATCGGCTATCAGTGAACTTCTGCCTAAATATCCTTCCCTAGCTAGAATAGAAGACAACAATTACAAGTTATTAGTTAGATTTGTCGAATACTCCAAGCGTACAAGATTTTTATTAGAATTATTTGGTGGCGTAGATTATTTAAAAGACTTTATTAATAATTTTGAAAAGAATACAAAATGTTATACAGCACCTGAACCTAAGCACCCTGTCATTATATTTTTAGATAATGATGATGCTCGAATTCCAAATTTATTAAAAGGTAAGAGTTTTAATAAGAAAGTGACTTTATTCCCTAGTAGCTTAAATTCTATAGATGATGTAAAAAAAGCAGATTTTATACATATATTTCAAAACCTTTACGTAGTATTTACTCCTCTAGGAAAATCTGGAGAAGACACTGATATTGAGTATTTTTTTCATAAGAAGACCAGAATGATTAAACATTCAAATGGTAAATTTTTTAACACCGTTGATAAAAGAAACCCAGAAGTAGATCTCAGCAAGGATGCTTTTGCTATGCACATAATAAAGGCACAAAAAAAATCAATTAATTTCACACGCTTAAAGCCACTGTTAAATCGTATTGTTAAAGTAACTGAACATTACGATCAAATTAAAAAATAA
- a CDS encoding FMN-dependent NADH-azoreductase codes for MNVMLVNCSPKQHQSCTYSLAQTMIEQLSAIGSVELNEIDVTTLVHVDVDYAIALCSQEKQHVQAVGSLATSNQLITSLEQADVVIIASPMHNYSLPSGLKCWVDHVVRAGRTFEITSTGKRGLLSDKPVYIFISAGGVFSGEGAYQTDFFTPYMTEVLATIGLMNVIFFTIEGTAATPVIVQKQVKYVHEQVREHVMSTFSVN; via the coding sequence ATGAACGTGATGCTAGTTAATTGCAGTCCAAAGCAACATCAATCCTGCACGTATTCATTAGCGCAGACCATGATTGAGCAGTTGTCGGCGATAGGTTCTGTTGAACTTAATGAAATTGACGTAACTACACTTGTTCATGTCGATGTGGACTATGCTATTGCACTATGTTCGCAGGAAAAACAGCATGTTCAAGCGGTAGGCAGCTTAGCAACTTCAAATCAGCTAATTACTTCACTTGAACAAGCCGATGTAGTGATTATAGCTTCTCCTATGCATAACTATTCATTACCCTCTGGATTAAAGTGTTGGGTAGACCATGTGGTTAGAGCTGGGCGCACATTTGAAATAACTTCAACAGGTAAGCGTGGTTTATTAAGTGATAAACCGGTTTATATCTTCATTTCTGCTGGCGGCGTGTTTTCTGGCGAAGGTGCTTATCAGACAGATTTCTTCACTCCTTATATGACAGAAGTATTGGCGACGATTGGCTTAATGAACGTGATTTTTTTTACGATTGAAGGAACAGCAGCAACCCCAGTTATTGTACAGAAACAGGTTAAATATGTGCATGAGCAAGTGCGAGAACACGTAATGAGCACGTTTTCAGTGAACTAA
- a CDS encoding TlpA disulfide reductase family protein, which yields MATRFSQFIKAPMITFLCLFAFSQHLQAEEDYSAEGERRAKSAGESLVGSPAPQMNIVTIDGNNIDLAQVYGKKPVYIKFWATWCVPCREQMPSFEDIYKKYGDKVQVIAVNTGISDNLRSVNAFRQKMGLTMPITIDDGKLARAFNLRVTPQHLLIDKKGQFAYFGHKDDKEFHQALDKVVAEKTTDKPINNPMLIVKDSGYKMGDSVADLSFSTIDNKSVNFNFNTPKSKAVGVVFFGPWCEWYLEQTEPKTSKACTQVRELLEQKSKARDIEWVTISTNLWSSVAELQDYRKSYQTTLPIVFDEKGELFKLFGVNQVPTIILIDEMGKVSLKSSIQDEDFNQSLRTISSVN from the coding sequence ATGGCGACACGTTTTAGTCAATTCATAAAAGCACCAATGATCACATTTTTATGTCTATTTGCATTTAGCCAACATTTGCAAGCTGAGGAGGATTATTCTGCGGAGGGAGAGCGAAGAGCTAAGTCTGCGGGAGAATCACTAGTGGGGTCACCCGCACCGCAAATGAACATTGTCACCATTGATGGTAACAACATCGATCTTGCTCAGGTATACGGCAAAAAGCCAGTTTATATAAAGTTTTGGGCAACTTGGTGTGTACCATGCCGCGAACAAATGCCGAGCTTTGAAGACATCTATAAGAAGTATGGCGACAAAGTACAAGTGATCGCTGTTAATACCGGAATTAGTGATAATTTAAGATCGGTAAATGCTTTTCGTCAAAAAATGGGGTTAACAATGCCAATCACAATCGATGATGGCAAGCTTGCTCGCGCATTTAATTTACGTGTTACCCCTCAGCATTTGTTGATTGATAAAAAGGGTCAGTTTGCATATTTTGGCCACAAAGATGATAAAGAGTTTCACCAGGCTCTGGATAAAGTGGTTGCTGAAAAAACGACTGATAAACCGATAAACAATCCGATGCTTATCGTTAAAGATTCAGGTTACAAGATGGGGGATTCTGTAGCTGATTTATCGTTCTCCACGATTGACAACAAGTCTGTCAACTTCAACTTCAATACCCCAAAAAGTAAAGCCGTGGGGGTGGTATTTTTTGGTCCTTGGTGTGAATGGTATTTAGAGCAAACAGAACCTAAAACATCAAAAGCTTGTACACAAGTACGTGAGCTATTAGAGCAAAAATCTAAGGCAAGAGACATTGAGTGGGTGACTATATCAACCAACCTATGGTCATCGGTTGCAGAACTTCAAGATTACCGTAAGAGCTATCAAACTACGCTACCGATAGTGTTTGATGAAAAAGGCGAACTGTTTAAACTATTTGGGGTGAATCAAGTACCAACGATTATCCTGATTGATGAAATGGGTAAAGTCAGCCTTAAATCATCGATTCAAGATGAAGATTTTAATCAGTCACTTCGCACTATTTCAAGCGTTAACTAA
- a CDS encoding helix-turn-helix domain-containing protein yields the protein MASALNQQSLGLLIKETRNNAALTQDVAAMLCGVTKKTLIRVEKGNDVYISTVFKILNGLGISIDVAQNHNADPKVWY from the coding sequence ATGGCATCTGCACTCAATCAACAATCCTTGGGCTTACTCATTAAAGAAACCAGAAACAATGCGGCATTGACTCAAGATGTGGCGGCGATGCTGTGTGGCGTGACCAAAAAGACGTTAATTCGTGTCGAAAAAGGTAATGATGTTTATATCTCGACAGTGTTTAAAATTCTTAATGGTCTGGGGATTAGTATTGATGTCGCGCAGAATCATAACGCTGATCCTAAAGTGTGGTACTAA
- a CDS encoding type II toxin-antitoxin system HipA family toxin, whose product MEDINLENLNELTVQAFIDNSWKDIAKITFPNNADYTFDATEVDYELDYIIANLSADDHHAVSINHPIEFYFDDNGQQGWLKFIDDIIPSGSSRKYWLTQIDTDGMSANQQKFVLLAYGTISPIGNLRIKESIEAVNRVPNQYFEVSDVASRGADFLSYAQTRGAAAGGATGAGGEAPKLLLRRSKNDVVWIDTYQDNTNIDDMYYLVKFPRGNRRGVNDAVLVAEYHYYHELTAMGFSTIPVADMKLEKGENYHSLWLPRFDIETQVDGTTKRYGMESVYSMLKKPPATILDHGETIRELVDLITQSNTVKEKHLHFDVEAFIIEWVRRDLLNIAFGNSDNHGRNTSFYKDDKGIRLTPIYDFAPMKADPDGIPRTTKWAAPDLELGGKFNFIEIAYSLSDLIDPELLINELRTTAHQLVGLKQRLIDRGVPDQIVNMPTFGFDFLDEKLKQWELL is encoded by the coding sequence ATGGAAGATATTAATCTTGAAAATTTAAATGAACTAACTGTACAAGCTTTCATTGATAACTCATGGAAGGATATTGCGAAGATTACATTCCCGAATAATGCTGATTACACATTTGACGCTACCGAAGTCGATTATGAACTTGACTATATAATTGCTAATCTTTCTGCGGATGATCACCATGCAGTATCTATAAATCACCCTATTGAATTTTATTTTGATGACAATGGACAACAAGGTTGGTTGAAGTTCATTGACGACATCATCCCTAGTGGCTCAAGCCGAAAGTACTGGCTGACTCAAATAGATACAGATGGGATGTCAGCCAATCAACAAAAGTTCGTGTTGCTAGCATATGGCACTATTTCTCCCATTGGAAATTTGCGTATCAAAGAATCTATAGAAGCAGTTAATAGAGTTCCTAATCAATACTTTGAAGTTTCAGACGTAGCAAGTAGAGGTGCAGACTTTTTGAGTTACGCACAAACTCGGGGGGCCGCTGCTGGTGGAGCTACTGGAGCAGGTGGAGAAGCCCCAAAACTGCTACTAAGACGTAGCAAAAACGATGTCGTGTGGATAGATACCTATCAAGACAATACAAATATTGATGATATGTATTACCTCGTTAAATTCCCAAGAGGGAATAGAAGGGGAGTTAATGATGCGGTGTTAGTTGCCGAATACCACTATTATCATGAGTTAACCGCTATGGGTTTTAGTACTATACCTGTAGCAGACATGAAACTAGAAAAAGGTGAAAACTATCATTCACTTTGGTTGCCAAGGTTCGATATAGAGACTCAAGTAGATGGGACTACCAAACGTTATGGTATGGAATCTGTGTACTCAATGTTAAAAAAACCGCCAGCTACTATTCTAGATCATGGTGAGACAATACGTGAGTTGGTTGACCTGATCACTCAGAGTAATACAGTCAAAGAGAAGCACCTGCATTTTGATGTTGAGGCATTTATTATTGAATGGGTTCGCCGTGACTTATTAAATATTGCGTTTGGTAATAGCGATAACCACGGACGAAATACTTCATTCTATAAAGATGACAAGGGTATAAGGTTAACCCCCATTTATGACTTTGCGCCTATGAAAGCTGATCCAGATGGTATACCAAGAACAACGAAATGGGCTGCTCCAGATCTTGAACTTGGTGGTAAATTTAATTTTATTGAGATTGCTTACTCCTTAAGTGATTTAATTGATCCAGAACTATTGATAAATGAACTAAGGACAACAGCACATCAACTAGTCGGTTTAAAGCAAAGGCTAATCGATCGTGGTGTTCCTGATCAAATAGTGAATATGCCAACATTTGGGTTTGATTTTCTAGATGAAAAATTGAAACAATGGGAATTATTATGA
- a CDS encoding helix-turn-helix transcriptional regulator: MKKKNLTNTVNFLKKHNSDSNMKFNSEGERIQTRSDQIITNRVDNSVVHMTVGDAGKPVVVQRGPHPRLEGAPRGKSFASDVTTSDKTQTRQRSSTKTAIKDAKLRRAVINNVITKLLFSNITQGDALIQLRIQVLGLNQEKYAKLVNVSRKKLSDIENNRSNPSVVVLNKVFKPFGLNVGLIPISPTVLQNVLDDGDFVRYLPE; the protein is encoded by the coding sequence ATGAAAAAGAAAAATTTAACGAATACAGTTAACTTCTTAAAAAAACATAATTCTGATAGCAATATGAAATTTAACAGCGAGGGGGAACGTATACAGACTAGAAGCGACCAAATTATAACGAATCGAGTTGATAACAGCGTTGTCCATATGACTGTTGGAGATGCTGGAAAACCCGTTGTTGTTCAGAGAGGCCCGCACCCTAGATTGGAGGGAGCTCCTAGAGGTAAGTCATTTGCAAGCGACGTAACAACTAGTGATAAAACTCAAACTAGGCAACGTTCGTCTACGAAAACGGCTATTAAGGATGCTAAGTTACGTAGGGCAGTTATTAATAATGTTATAACTAAATTACTATTTTCTAACATTACACAAGGAGATGCCTTAATTCAGTTACGCATACAGGTGCTCGGTTTGAACCAAGAAAAATATGCAAAGTTAGTTAACGTTTCTCGTAAAAAGCTTTCTGATATAGAAAATAATAGAAGCAACCCAAGCGTTGTGGTTTTGAATAAAGTGTTTAAGCCTTTTGGTTTAAACGTAGGTTTGATCCCAATCTCACCCACGGTATTGCAAAATGTTCTAGATGATGGTGACTTTGTTAGGTATTTGCCCGAGTAA
- a CDS encoding protein-disulfide reductase DsbD, producing MKIFVVLMVWLTGLVCSLQLMANEQNNRQSLISVSIMTSSEQPAAGGTQDIALKMTPKEGWHGYWTNPGDAGFSNTLNWTLPEGVTIGEFEYPAPSQLVTSDIMNYIYHGEYALLAPLTIDQNIVNGTQLPIKLNISYLVCNPQTCLPEQQIVTTMIVVGDGNRSREHQNQFNQWRQKIPKPLDVKGAFSIENSKLTLSLPLPSSIDTADAHIYPLINNTIINNASQVLVHLDDVLTMQTQVGDEAGKLFKGVLVLSNGTALSFDAHQTDHVAFIPDANVTDTHSESKNSSTTNQSTWLIGLTAFFGAILGGLLLNIMPCVFPILSLKILSLSHQSSEKQAKIGSVAYTLGAVLVCVILGGIILGLRALGHQVGWAFQLQSPGVIAVLIVLMSAIGFNLAGLFEIGTLTSGSSLQDKKGPVGDFWTGVLAAFIATPCTGPFMATALGAALVLPIGIAFVIFAGLGFGMALPFLIVGFIPALRTRLPKPGSWMATARRILSVPMFITVLGLVWVLMRQSNNDYVLSVLAATMLSTFGLWVTGIWQYSQRKGKWWPSILLTLVPLYAVIYLMPSTPSTTPQHEISSNVISFEQDKLTELRSKQDVFLYFTADWCLTCKVNEKTSIDRDEVKAAFTQHNVVTMVGDWTNGNTLITQFLSQHGRSGVPLYLWYKKGVDKPQILPQILSPSILMEQVTN from the coding sequence ATGAAAATTTTTGTTGTATTAATGGTTTGGTTGACGGGTTTGGTTTGCTCACTTCAACTCATGGCAAATGAACAAAATAACAGGCAGAGCCTTATTTCCGTTTCTATAATGACCAGTTCGGAGCAACCCGCTGCGGGGGGCACCCAGGATATTGCGTTAAAAATGACGCCAAAAGAGGGCTGGCATGGCTATTGGACTAATCCTGGTGATGCTGGATTTTCCAACACGTTAAATTGGACCTTACCGGAAGGAGTAACAATCGGTGAGTTCGAATATCCTGCGCCAAGCCAGTTAGTCACCAGTGATATTATGAATTATATCTATCACGGCGAATATGCCTTGCTTGCACCGTTAACCATAGATCAGAATATTGTTAACGGTACTCAGCTACCCATAAAGCTCAATATTAGCTACTTGGTATGCAATCCCCAAACTTGTCTACCTGAGCAGCAAATCGTTACCACTATGATTGTTGTCGGTGATGGAAATCGCTCCCGTGAACATCAAAACCAATTTAACCAATGGCGACAAAAGATCCCTAAACCGCTGGATGTCAAAGGTGCGTTTTCAATTGAAAATAGCAAGCTAACGCTTTCCCTTCCATTGCCAAGTTCTATTGATACGGCGGATGCTCATATTTATCCGCTTATTAATAACACCATCATAAACAATGCTTCGCAAGTATTAGTTCATCTTGATGATGTGTTAACCATGCAAACTCAGGTAGGTGACGAAGCAGGTAAGTTATTTAAAGGTGTCTTAGTGTTATCTAATGGTACGGCGTTGAGTTTTGATGCTCATCAAACCGATCATGTTGCGTTTATCCCTGATGCTAATGTAACTGATACCCACTCAGAAAGTAAAAATAGCAGCACTACAAATCAAAGCACCTGGTTGATTGGTTTAACTGCATTCTTTGGAGCTATTTTAGGAGGCTTATTACTTAATATAATGCCTTGTGTTTTTCCGATTTTAAGCTTGAAAATTTTAAGTCTTTCTCATCAAAGTTCAGAGAAACAAGCAAAAATTGGTTCAGTCGCTTATACCTTAGGTGCAGTATTGGTATGCGTAATACTTGGAGGCATAATTTTAGGTTTACGCGCACTTGGACATCAAGTCGGGTGGGCGTTTCAGTTACAAAGTCCAGGGGTAATAGCTGTACTAATTGTCTTGATGAGTGCCATAGGTTTTAACTTGGCAGGCTTGTTTGAAATAGGCACATTAACTTCGGGTTCTAGCTTGCAAGACAAAAAAGGACCTGTCGGCGATTTCTGGACTGGCGTGCTTGCTGCATTTATTGCAACACCTTGCACCGGACCGTTTATGGCTACAGCGTTAGGAGCAGCATTAGTGCTACCAATTGGAATCGCGTTTGTGATTTTTGCAGGCTTAGGTTTCGGTATGGCGTTGCCGTTCTTAATAGTGGGTTTTATTCCTGCGTTGCGCACTCGTTTACCTAAACCTGGTAGTTGGATGGCCACCGCCAGACGAATTCTATCTGTACCAATGTTTATCACGGTACTCGGTTTAGTGTGGGTTTTAATGCGTCAATCAAACAATGATTATGTTTTGTCGGTACTTGCTGCGACGATGTTATCGACATTTGGCTTATGGGTAACTGGTATTTGGCAGTATTCGCAGCGCAAAGGAAAATGGTGGCCAAGTATATTGCTTACCTTAGTGCCACTGTATGCCGTTATCTATTTGATGCCAAGTACACCATCTACAACCCCACAGCATGAAATTAGTTCAAATGTTATCTCTTTCGAGCAAGATAAATTAACTGAACTACGATCTAAACAGGATGTGTTTTTATATTTCACAGCTGACTGGTGTTTAACGTGTAAAGTGAATGAAAAAACATCGATTGATCGTGATGAGGTAAAAGCGGCATTTACACAACACAATGTAGTGACGATGGTTGGCGACTGGACCAATGGTAATACTCTAATTACCCAGTTTTTATCACAACATGGGCGCTCTGGTGTACCTTTGTATTTATGGTATAAAAAAGGTGTTGATAAACCACAAATTCTCCCACAAATATTGTCCCCATCAATATTAATGGAACAAGTAACAAATTAA
- a CDS encoding PLP-dependent aminotransferase family protein: protein MEKRPNRKFAYKQVYQRIHSAILQGILKPGDRIPSARTLAKEMGVARGTVEEGYALLKAEGYIESKGQAGTLVSQDIQDPSTVKKAIATSRQPGFMSEIQVSDIMPFQLGIPALDAFPKQTWSRMTARCARNTHIDNLVYPSVYGIPELRVAIAQYLQLSRGVQCQPTQVFITSGYVNSLKWISKVLLQPESYIGVEDPGYPLTRRILENNHFNVIPVPVDEDGINIPNNDKIAAVIVTPAHQSPTCVSLSLNRRQMLLEWAETNQSWIVEDDYDGEYRHTGLPLPALKSLDTQDRVIYSGTFSKVLFPSLRMAYIVVPQKQVSNFEQCSELYAGNVSGLIQSSVLAFMQEGHLARHIQRMRKLYRERRELAARLFNQILGDRVSIEPQSGGMHMIVKLNDPKSDDMAIAEKMMKAGLFSQALSQWSSRPIHPSLILSFTNIRTEEECLKLISQLKDIGI from the coding sequence ATGGAAAAACGACCGAATAGAAAATTCGCTTACAAACAAGTATACCAACGAATTCACTCTGCTATTTTACAAGGCATACTAAAGCCTGGGGACCGTATTCCTTCAGCCAGAACACTGGCAAAAGAAATGGGGGTTGCGCGAGGTACTGTTGAAGAAGGTTATGCGTTACTTAAAGCTGAGGGATACATTGAATCAAAAGGCCAAGCAGGAACTTTAGTCAGTCAAGATATTCAAGATCCATCTACCGTTAAAAAGGCTATTGCCACCTCCCGTCAACCGGGTTTCATGTCTGAAATTCAAGTATCTGATATTATGCCTTTTCAATTAGGTATTCCCGCTTTAGACGCATTCCCTAAACAAACTTGGTCAAGAATGACTGCAAGATGTGCCAGGAATACACATATAGACAATCTCGTTTATCCATCTGTTTACGGTATACCAGAATTAAGAGTTGCTATTGCTCAATATTTACAACTGTCTCGTGGCGTTCAATGCCAGCCGACTCAAGTGTTTATTACTTCTGGATATGTTAATTCGCTAAAATGGATTAGCAAGGTGCTTTTGCAGCCAGAATCATATATTGGTGTTGAAGATCCAGGTTACCCACTAACACGTCGTATACTTGAAAATAACCATTTTAACGTTATCCCTGTTCCTGTTGATGAAGACGGAATAAACATTCCAAACAACGATAAAATAGCAGCAGTAATTGTTACTCCAGCTCATCAAAGTCCAACCTGTGTGTCTTTATCGCTCAATCGTCGGCAAATGCTTTTAGAATGGGCTGAAACTAATCAGAGTTGGATAGTAGAAGATGATTATGATGGTGAATATCGCCATACAGGGCTTCCATTACCTGCATTAAAAAGCTTGGATACTCAAGACAGAGTCATCTACTCTGGAACATTCAGTAAAGTACTATTTCCAAGTCTAAGAATGGCTTATATCGTGGTACCACAAAAGCAAGTCAGTAATTTTGAGCAATGTTCAGAGTTATATGCGGGTAATGTTTCTGGCTTGATACAAAGTTCCGTGCTTGCCTTTATGCAAGAAGGTCACCTTGCTCGACATATTCAACGGATGAGAAAACTCTATCGGGAACGTCGAGAATTAGCAGCCAGATTGTTTAATCAAATTTTAGGCGATAGGGTTTCAATTGAACCACAATCCGGTGGTATGCACATGATTGTAAAACTGAACGATCCGAAAAGCGATGATATGGCAATAGCCGAGAAAATGATGAAAGCAGGATTATTCTCCCAAGCCTTATCGCAATGGTCTTCTAGACCTATTCATCCAAGTTTAATTCTAAGTTTCACGAATATTAGAACTGAGGAAGAGTGCCTAAAATTAATATCTCAGTTAAAGGATATTGGTATCTAA